A single window of Longimicrobium sp. DNA harbors:
- a CDS encoding type II toxin-antitoxin system RelE/ParE family toxin: MIYYGVIVQPRAERDIEQAYRFRARQNRAAADRWLDEILVGIESLEEMPSRCPVAPESAYVDREVRHLIHREHRIIFLVQERHVRVLTVRHAARKPLRRIPQLPRA, encoded by the coding sequence TTGATCTACTACGGGGTGATCGTCCAGCCGCGGGCGGAGCGCGACATCGAGCAGGCGTACCGGTTTCGCGCAAGGCAGAACCGGGCCGCCGCCGACCGCTGGCTGGACGAGATCCTCGTGGGGATCGAGTCGCTGGAAGAAATGCCTTCGCGGTGCCCGGTGGCGCCCGAGTCGGCGTACGTCGACCGGGAGGTGCGGCACCTGATCCACCGCGAGCACCGGATCATCTTCCTGGTGCAGGAGCGGCACGTGCGGGTGCTGACGGTGCGGCACGCCGCGCGGAAACCGCTCCGCCGCATTCCGCAGCTTCCCCGCGCCTGA
- a CDS encoding type II toxin-antitoxin system Phd/YefM family antitoxin codes for MISLHDIYSLTEFQRNTREHLARLRETGRPSVLTVNGRAELVVQDAASYQAFLDMVERAEAILAVREGLESVERGEGRPAREAIDAIRKRTRSAD; via the coding sequence ATGATCAGCCTGCACGACATCTACTCGCTCACCGAGTTCCAGCGCAACACGCGCGAACACCTGGCGCGCCTCCGCGAAACGGGGCGGCCGTCGGTGCTCACCGTCAACGGGCGGGCCGAGCTGGTGGTGCAGGATGCGGCCAGCTACCAGGCGTTCCTCGACATGGTCGAGCGCGCCGAGGCCATCCTCGCGGTGCGCGAAGGGCTGGAGTCCGTCGAGCGCGGCGAGGGCCGCCCTGCCCGCGAGGCCATCGACGCCATCCGCAAACGAACACGGAGCGCTGATTGA
- a CDS encoding thioredoxin domain-containing protein — MPNRLANETSPYLLQHAHNPVDWYPWGAEALERARAEDRPILLSVGYSACHWCHVMERESFENAETVALMNELFVNVKVDREERPDVDSIYMTAVQQMTGHGGWPMTMFLTPRGEPFYGGTYYPPEPRYGMPSFRQVLRAVAEAWRERRADVERSAGAMRDALAQSGAVHAESPSAVDGAVPDAAYASLAARFDPRWGGFGGAPKFPQAMILEFLLRQWKRTGEEEALRMADVTLRKMADGGMYDHVGGGFARYSVDAQWLVPHFEKMLYDNALLTRTYLHAWQATHDDAHRRVVEETFGWVEREMTSPEGGFYSALDADSEGEEGKFYLWTPAEVDELLGSDDGPLFRRYYDVSEAGNFEGRNILHTARAMDDVAAAAGVAPERLRAVVERGRQVLYEARAKRVWPGLDDKVLTSWNAMMLHAFAEAARVFEREDWRSIAVRSAEFLTTALRPEGRLLRTYKEGRAKIPAFLEDHALLVDALIAVYEATWDARWVREARSLADDMLARFWAEDEGIFYDTASDAEQLVVRPRDVFDNATPSGNSAAVMALLRLGELTGEARYREVAERVLGGMAEYMARVPLGFGHLLCALDFSLAAPVEIAIIGNPSSDETRALVRTASRIYLPNAVLAGKRDGDDGADDLIPLLRDRTALGGRATAYVCERLACRQPVSDPDELARQLAI, encoded by the coding sequence ATGCCGAACCGTCTGGCGAACGAGACGAGCCCGTACCTGCTGCAGCACGCGCACAATCCCGTGGACTGGTATCCGTGGGGTGCCGAGGCGCTGGAGCGGGCGCGCGCGGAGGACCGGCCGATCCTCCTCTCCGTCGGCTACTCGGCGTGCCACTGGTGCCACGTGATGGAGCGCGAGTCGTTCGAGAACGCCGAGACCGTGGCGCTGATGAACGAGCTGTTCGTCAACGTGAAGGTGGACCGCGAGGAGCGGCCCGATGTCGACTCCATCTACATGACCGCGGTGCAGCAGATGACCGGGCACGGCGGCTGGCCGATGACGATGTTCCTCACCCCGCGCGGTGAGCCGTTCTACGGCGGCACCTACTACCCGCCCGAGCCGCGCTACGGGATGCCGTCGTTCCGCCAGGTGCTGCGCGCGGTGGCCGAAGCGTGGCGCGAGCGGCGCGCGGACGTCGAGCGCAGCGCCGGGGCGATGCGCGACGCGCTGGCGCAGTCGGGCGCCGTCCACGCCGAATCGCCGTCCGCGGTGGACGGGGCAGTGCCGGATGCGGCGTACGCGTCGCTCGCCGCGCGGTTCGATCCGCGCTGGGGCGGGTTCGGCGGCGCGCCCAAGTTCCCGCAGGCCATGATCCTCGAGTTCCTCCTCCGCCAGTGGAAACGGACGGGCGAGGAGGAGGCGCTGCGGATGGCGGACGTCACGCTGCGGAAGATGGCCGACGGCGGGATGTACGACCACGTGGGCGGCGGCTTCGCGCGGTACAGCGTGGACGCGCAGTGGCTGGTGCCGCACTTCGAGAAGATGCTGTACGACAACGCCCTGCTCACCCGCACGTATCTCCACGCGTGGCAGGCGACGCACGACGACGCGCACCGCCGCGTGGTGGAGGAGACGTTCGGGTGGGTGGAGCGGGAGATGACGTCGCCGGAGGGCGGCTTCTACAGCGCGCTGGACGCGGACAGCGAGGGCGAGGAGGGCAAGTTCTACCTCTGGACGCCCGCCGAGGTGGACGAGCTCCTCGGCTCGGACGACGGCCCGCTCTTCCGCCGCTACTACGACGTGAGCGAGGCGGGGAACTTCGAGGGGAGGAACATCCTCCACACCGCGCGCGCGATGGACGACGTCGCCGCGGCGGCGGGGGTGGCGCCGGAGCGGTTGCGCGCGGTGGTCGAGCGCGGGCGGCAGGTGCTGTACGAGGCGCGGGCGAAACGCGTCTGGCCGGGGCTGGACGACAAGGTGCTGACCTCGTGGAACGCGATGATGCTGCACGCGTTCGCCGAGGCGGCGCGCGTCTTCGAGCGCGAGGACTGGCGGTCGATCGCCGTGCGCAGCGCGGAGTTCCTCACCACGGCGCTGCGGCCGGAGGGGCGGCTGCTGCGGACGTACAAGGAGGGGCGCGCGAAGATCCCCGCGTTCCTGGAGGACCACGCGCTGCTGGTGGACGCGCTGATCGCCGTCTACGAGGCCACGTGGGACGCGCGCTGGGTGCGCGAGGCGCGGTCGCTGGCGGACGACATGCTCGCGCGGTTCTGGGCGGAGGACGAGGGAATCTTCTACGACACCGCGTCGGACGCGGAGCAACTGGTCGTGCGCCCGCGCGACGTGTTCGACAATGCCACGCCGTCCGGCAACTCCGCGGCGGTGATGGCGCTGCTGCGGCTGGGCGAGCTCACCGGCGAGGCGCGCTACCGCGAGGTGGCGGAGCGGGTGCTGGGGGGGATGGCGGAATACATGGCGCGCGTGCCGCTCGGCTTCGGCCACCTCCTCTGCGCGCTGGACTTCAGCCTCGCCGCGCCGGTGGAGATCGCGATCATAGGCAATCCATCATCGGACGAGACGCGCGCCCTCGTCCGCACCGCGTCCCGCATCTACCTGCCGAACGCGGTGCTGGCGGGGAAGCGCGATGGCGATGACGGCGCCGACGACCTCATCCCCCTGCTCCGCGACCGCACGGCACTGGGCGGGCGCGCGACGGCGTACGTCTGCGAGCGGCTGGCGTGCAGGCAGCCGGTGAGCGATCCCGACGAGCTCGCGCGGCAGCTGGCGATCTGA
- a CDS encoding Nramp family divalent metal transporter encodes MSTTAAPPPHRMDPPAPVRGVRGFLKKLGPGLITGAADDDPSGVATYSAAGAQFGFALLWTAPVVLPLMAAVQLMCARIGMVAGQGLAGVLRSYYPRWVLWFSCALLLVANTVNIGADLGAMAAVASMLTGAPAAVFAPLFAALILGLLVFASYPVMARVFKWLTLVLFAYVGAAFLARPHWGEVLHATVVPHLAFDRDVVLTLVAILGTTISPYLFFWQADEEVEEEKARGRTTIASRRGASPRAIRAARVDVLTGMTISVVIFYFIVLTTGATLHAAGQTQIATAEQAAQALRPLAGAGAALLFSLGIIGTGMLGVPVLAGSAALAIAEAESWNAGMSEKPRRAIRFYAVMAVSLLAGMVMLRTGVPAIRMLFWAAVVNGVLAPPLIFVILVVCNDRRVMGEWRNTRALNVLGALAGLAMTAAAVALLAFL; translated from the coding sequence ATGAGCACCACGGCCGCACCTCCTCCGCACCGCATGGACCCGCCTGCGCCGGTCCGCGGCGTCCGGGGGTTCCTGAAGAAGCTGGGGCCCGGGCTCATCACCGGCGCCGCGGACGACGACCCGTCGGGGGTGGCGACGTACTCCGCCGCCGGCGCGCAGTTCGGCTTCGCGCTGCTTTGGACTGCGCCCGTGGTGCTGCCGCTGATGGCCGCGGTGCAGCTGATGTGCGCGCGCATCGGCATGGTGGCCGGACAGGGTCTCGCCGGCGTGCTGCGCTCCTACTATCCGCGCTGGGTGCTCTGGTTCTCCTGCGCCCTCCTGCTCGTGGCCAACACGGTGAACATCGGCGCGGACCTGGGCGCCATGGCCGCGGTGGCGTCGATGCTGACGGGCGCGCCGGCGGCGGTGTTCGCGCCGCTGTTCGCCGCGCTGATCCTGGGGCTGCTGGTGTTCGCCTCGTATCCGGTGATGGCGCGCGTCTTCAAGTGGCTCACGCTCGTCCTCTTCGCCTACGTGGGCGCCGCCTTCCTCGCGCGGCCGCACTGGGGCGAGGTGCTGCACGCCACCGTCGTCCCGCACCTCGCCTTCGACCGCGACGTGGTGCTCACGCTGGTGGCCATCCTCGGCACCACCATCTCCCCCTATCTCTTCTTCTGGCAGGCGGACGAGGAGGTCGAGGAGGAGAAGGCACGCGGGCGGACGACCATCGCCTCGCGGCGGGGCGCATCCCCGCGCGCCATCCGCGCCGCGCGGGTGGACGTGCTCACGGGGATGACCATCTCCGTCGTCATCTTCTACTTCATCGTGCTGACCACGGGCGCCACGCTGCACGCCGCCGGGCAGACGCAGATCGCCACCGCCGAGCAGGCCGCGCAGGCGCTGCGCCCCCTGGCCGGCGCCGGGGCCGCGCTCCTGTTCTCGCTGGGGATCATCGGCACGGGGATGCTGGGGGTGCCGGTGCTGGCCGGCTCCGCCGCGCTGGCCATCGCCGAGGCGGAAAGCTGGAACGCGGGGATGAGCGAGAAGCCGCGCCGCGCCATCCGCTTCTACGCGGTGATGGCGGTTTCGCTGCTGGCGGGGATGGTGATGCTGCGGACCGGCGTCCCCGCCATCCGCATGCTCTTCTGGGCCGCGGTGGTGAACGGCGTGCTGGCGCCGCCGCTCATCTTCGTCATCCTCGTGGTCTGCAACGACCGCCGGGTGATGGGCGAGTGGCGCAACACGCGCGCGCTCAACGTCCTCGGCGCGCTCGCCGGGCTGGCGATGACGGCCGCGGCGGTCGCCCTCCTCGCGTTTCTGTAG
- a CDS encoding polyhydroxyalkanoate synthesis regulator DNA-binding domain-containing protein yields the protein MARVIKRYGNRKLYDVQASEYVSLEQIAAIIRGGETVEVVDNVTGEDITAQTLTQVVLEEGKRGRGLLGSDLLHDLLRKSGKAIESGVGQVKHGVEELVEGSLGRISRVLQGPQTQELRQLREQLAQLEATLNRVLEEQGESAREREPRG from the coding sequence ATGGCGCGAGTGATCAAGCGGTACGGCAACCGGAAGCTCTACGACGTGCAGGCGAGCGAGTACGTGTCGCTCGAGCAGATCGCCGCCATCATCCGCGGCGGCGAGACGGTGGAGGTGGTGGACAACGTCACGGGCGAGGACATCACCGCCCAGACGCTCACGCAGGTGGTGCTGGAGGAGGGGAAGCGCGGCCGCGGGCTGCTGGGCTCCGACCTTCTCCACGATCTCCTGCGCAAGAGCGGGAAGGCGATCGAGTCCGGCGTGGGGCAGGTGAAGCACGGGGTGGAGGAACTGGTGGAGGGCTCGCTGGGGCGCATCTCGCGGGTGCTGCAGGGCCCGCAGACGCAGGAGCTCAGGCAGCTCCGCGAGCAGCTGGCGCAGCTCGAGGCCACGCTCAACCGCGTGCTGGAGGAGCAGGGAGAAAGCGCCCGCGAGCGCGAGCCGCGGGGCTGA
- a CDS encoding phasin family protein yields the protein MSTRTTKRTTGILRLGDLPRNVADRVVKLPKEIADGVTTRGREVWLAGLGALATAEDQGSAFYGSLVKQGESLVKRGEGLEKRGRARWDELKKDVGERQDAVAEKVESTVVDPMVEALRKLGVPTRAEVHKLTAQVEALAERVTGLITRLERAQVAVYSVVAREEGWAVEKKGAERAVSVHATKDEALEAARALAGNHRPAELVVHRKDGTVQDTVVYDA from the coding sequence ATGAGCACCAGGACGACGAAGCGCACCACGGGCATCCTGCGTCTGGGCGACCTGCCTAGGAACGTGGCCGACCGCGTGGTGAAGCTGCCGAAGGAGATCGCCGACGGCGTGACCACGCGCGGCCGCGAGGTATGGCTGGCCGGGTTGGGCGCGCTGGCCACGGCCGAGGACCAGGGGAGCGCGTTCTACGGCTCGCTGGTGAAGCAGGGCGAGTCGCTGGTCAAGCGCGGCGAGGGGCTGGAGAAGCGCGGCCGCGCCCGCTGGGACGAGCTGAAGAAGGACGTGGGAGAGCGCCAGGACGCGGTGGCGGAGAAGGTGGAGAGCACCGTGGTGGACCCGATGGTGGAGGCGCTCCGCAAGCTGGGCGTGCCTACCCGCGCCGAGGTGCACAAGCTGACCGCGCAGGTCGAGGCGCTGGCCGAGCGGGTGACCGGCCTGATCACCCGGCTGGAGCGGGCGCAGGTGGCCGTCTACTCCGTCGTGGCCCGCGAGGAGGGATGGGCGGTGGAGAAGAAGGGCGCCGAGCGCGCGGTGAGCGTGCACGCCACCAAGGACGAGGCGCTCGAGGCCGCCCGCGCGCTGGCGGGGAACCATCGCCCGGCGGAGCTGGTGGTGCACCGCAAGGACGGCACGGTGCAGGACACCGTGGTGTACGACGCCTGA
- a CDS encoding patatin-like phospholipase family protein — MNDVVRSSGGRKKIGLALAGGVLEGGFYEVGVLCALQDAIRGLDFTRADVYVGVSSGAVITSLLANGIPPRTLSRAILSRAGAGLDLDPNLLFTPALREYVRRAARVPGMVGRWVRRRIRNPLDMSVFGSLLEFGALAPVGIFDSAPMERYLAGVFSTGGRTNDFRRLRGKLRVVAVRLDTSELVTFGGPGQDHVPISRAVQASIALPGFYCPVEIDGEAYIDGVARRTLNASAALDEGADLLFCVNPIVPVDVHAQEDRAHGKGPPPNGNGRKAKSLTDYGLPAVLSQTFRTAIHSRMGTGFRSYAHTYPGADVILVEPELSDHRMFFSNIFSVSNRHDVCEHAYASTLAYLREHADELAEKLEPRGMSLRREVLDDPRRTLFDDDERPSRSGVLGEIRGALDRLGEVLDRLERSAA, encoded by the coding sequence ATGAACGACGTCGTACGCAGCTCCGGGGGACGGAAGAAGATCGGGCTGGCACTGGCCGGCGGGGTGCTGGAGGGCGGCTTCTACGAGGTGGGCGTGCTCTGCGCCCTGCAGGACGCCATCCGGGGGCTGGACTTCACCCGGGCGGACGTCTACGTGGGCGTCAGCTCGGGGGCGGTCATCACCTCGCTCCTGGCCAACGGCATCCCCCCCCGCACCCTTTCCCGCGCCATCCTCTCCCGCGCAGGCGCCGGCCTCGACCTCGATCCCAACCTCCTCTTCACCCCCGCGCTGCGCGAGTACGTCCGGCGCGCCGCCCGCGTGCCCGGGATGGTGGGGCGATGGGTGCGGCGCCGCATCCGCAATCCCCTCGACATGTCGGTGTTCGGCTCGCTGCTGGAGTTCGGTGCGCTGGCGCCCGTGGGGATCTTCGACAGCGCGCCGATGGAGCGCTACCTGGCGGGCGTGTTCTCCACCGGCGGGCGCACCAACGACTTCCGCCGGCTGCGCGGAAAGCTGCGCGTCGTCGCCGTCAGGCTCGACACCTCGGAGCTGGTGACGTTCGGCGGGCCGGGGCAGGACCACGTCCCCATCTCGCGCGCGGTGCAGGCCAGCATCGCGCTCCCCGGCTTCTACTGCCCGGTGGAGATCGACGGCGAGGCGTACATCGACGGCGTGGCGCGGCGCACGCTGAACGCCAGCGCCGCGCTGGACGAGGGCGCGGACCTGCTCTTCTGCGTGAACCCGATCGTTCCCGTCGACGTGCACGCGCAGGAGGACCGCGCGCACGGCAAGGGTCCGCCGCCGAACGGGAACGGGAGGAAGGCGAAGAGCCTGACGGACTACGGGCTGCCGGCGGTTCTGTCGCAGACCTTCCGCACGGCGATCCATTCGCGGATGGGGACGGGGTTCCGCAGCTACGCGCACACCTATCCCGGCGCGGACGTGATCCTGGTGGAGCCGGAGCTGAGCGACCACCGGATGTTCTTCTCCAACATCTTCAGCGTGTCCAACCGCCACGACGTGTGCGAGCACGCGTACGCCAGCACGCTGGCCTACCTGCGCGAGCACGCCGACGAGCTGGCGGAAAAGCTGGAGCCGCGGGGGATGTCGCTCCGCCGCGAGGTGCTGGACGACCCGCGCCGCACGCTGTTCGATGACGACGAGCGCCCCAGCCGCAGCGGCGTGCTGGGCGAGATCCGCGGCGCGCTCGACCGCTTGGGCGAGGTGCTGGACCGCCTGGAGCGCTCGGCGGCGTAG
- a CDS encoding M20/M25/M40 family metallo-hydrolase, translated as MTEPNDAALRAALAAVRPKTVDAHLRFLSHPLLEGRAPGTRGGTIAMEYIAAQLERMGAEPVNHSWLQPVPMLGMDPHPHLTLETPAGPSMPAYKDEYVLEAGIPQPEVEVDAELVFVGYGITAPEYGWDDFKDVDVRGKVLLVRVNDPGTEATPGFFGGKALTYYGRWTYKYEEASRRGAAGVLLIHTDASAGYGWNVVKTSNTGEQFDLAGDPEFPLRVRGWISQPAIRRALESAGHDLDALTAASESKDFRPVETGIRVRARVISELRQVETANVVGFLPGSDAARLNEAVILSAHYDHLGVRTGDGGERLVYHGAYDNASGVALLLTVAEALASAPERPPRPFLVVATTAEESGLLGAEWYARHPLYPLSTTAAVINVDGANLWGTTEDIAPIGADRSELGAMVRDAARAEGMEVAPEQHPEQGLFFRQDHFPFARAGVPALAMDHGLRYVGRPEGWGQERYDEFNTHHYHQPSDAYRPDFDYGGAVQQGRVMLRTAWAAASSGALPQWAPGSEFRRA; from the coding sequence ATGACGGAACCGAACGACGCCGCGCTGCGGGCCGCGCTCGCCGCGGTGCGCCCGAAGACGGTGGACGCGCACCTCCGCTTCCTCTCGCACCCGCTGCTGGAGGGGCGCGCGCCGGGCACCCGCGGCGGGACGATCGCGATGGAGTACATCGCCGCGCAGTTGGAGCGGATGGGCGCGGAGCCGGTGAACCACTCGTGGCTGCAGCCGGTGCCGATGCTGGGGATGGACCCGCATCCCCATCTCACGCTGGAGACGCCCGCCGGCCCGTCCATGCCCGCGTACAAGGACGAGTACGTGCTGGAGGCCGGCATCCCCCAGCCCGAGGTGGAGGTCGACGCGGAGCTGGTGTTCGTGGGCTACGGCATCACCGCGCCGGAGTACGGGTGGGACGACTTCAAGGACGTGGACGTGCGCGGCAAGGTGCTGCTGGTGCGCGTGAACGATCCCGGCACGGAAGCCACGCCCGGGTTCTTCGGCGGGAAGGCGCTGACGTACTACGGGCGGTGGACCTACAAGTACGAGGAGGCGTCGCGGCGCGGGGCGGCGGGGGTGCTCCTGATCCACACCGACGCGTCCGCCGGCTACGGCTGGAACGTGGTGAAGACGTCCAACACCGGCGAGCAGTTCGACCTGGCGGGCGACCCCGAGTTCCCGCTGCGGGTGCGGGGATGGATCTCGCAGCCGGCCATCCGCCGCGCGCTGGAGTCGGCCGGGCACGACCTCGACGCGCTCACCGCCGCGTCCGAGTCGAAGGACTTCCGGCCGGTGGAGACGGGGATCCGCGTCCGCGCGCGCGTGATCAGCGAGCTTCGGCAGGTGGAGACGGCGAACGTGGTCGGCTTCCTCCCCGGGAGCGACGCCGCGCGGCTGAACGAGGCTGTCATCCTGTCCGCGCACTACGACCACCTCGGCGTCCGCACCGGCGACGGCGGCGAGCGGCTGGTCTACCACGGCGCGTACGACAATGCCAGCGGCGTCGCGCTGCTGCTGACGGTGGCCGAGGCGCTGGCGTCCGCGCCGGAGCGTCCGCCGCGGCCGTTCCTGGTCGTCGCCACCACGGCGGAGGAGAGCGGGCTGCTGGGCGCGGAATGGTACGCGCGGCACCCGCTGTATCCGCTGTCCACCACCGCGGCGGTCATCAACGTGGACGGCGCCAACCTGTGGGGGACGACGGAGGACATCGCCCCCATCGGCGCCGACCGCTCCGAGCTGGGCGCGATGGTGCGCGACGCCGCGCGGGCGGAGGGGATGGAGGTGGCGCCCGAGCAGCACCCCGAGCAGGGTCTGTTCTTCCGGCAGGACCACTTCCCGTTCGCGCGAGCCGGCGTTCCCGCGCTGGCGATGGACCACGGGCTGCGCTACGTCGGCCGGCCGGAGGGATGGGGACAGGAGCGCTACGACGAGTTCAACACGCACCACTATCACCAGCCCAGCGATGCGTATCGCCCCGACTTCGACTACGGCGGCGCGGTGCAGCAGGGCCGGGTGATGCTGCGCACCGCGTGGGCCGCCGCATCGTCCGGCGCGCTCCCGCAGTGGGCGCCGGGAAGCGAGTTCCGGCGCGCGTAA
- a CDS encoding MBL fold metallo-hydrolase, protein MEAIRWLLAPNPSAMTLDGTRTFIVGRARPAVIDPGPDDPAHLRAILDALGGASPAAILLTHAHADHTAAAPALAATTGAPVMIAPGMAPHPPRPPFSRAAGEGERTESDLVSRWLAEGDEIETDAGALTVVHTPGHAPDHVAFHHPTSGALFVGDTFMGGLDTTLVSPPEGDLRAYLRSLDRIASLSPSILYPAHGPPIEDAAEAVARYRRHREERIAQVVHALRAAGPQRTGEMIDAVYGAALDPRLRLAAEGSLHAILGYLQAEGRARALGDGRYILTD, encoded by the coding sequence ATGGAGGCGATCCGCTGGCTGCTGGCGCCCAACCCCAGCGCGATGACGCTGGACGGCACGCGCACCTTCATCGTCGGCCGCGCGCGCCCGGCGGTGATCGATCCCGGCCCGGACGATCCCGCGCACCTCCGCGCCATCCTCGACGCGCTCGGCGGCGCATCTCCCGCCGCCATCCTCCTCACCCACGCGCACGCGGACCACACCGCCGCCGCTCCCGCGCTCGCCGCGACCACGGGCGCGCCGGTGATGATCGCGCCCGGGATGGCCCCTCATCCCCCCCGGCCCCCCTTCTCCCGAGCTGCAGGAGAAGGGGAGAGAACCGAAAGCGATCTCGTCTCCCGCTGGCTGGCGGAGGGGGACGAGATCGAGACAGACGCGGGCGCGCTCACCGTCGTCCACACGCCGGGGCACGCGCCGGATCACGTCGCGTTCCATCACCCCACATCGGGCGCGTTGTTCGTCGGCGACACCTTCATGGGCGGCCTGGACACCACGCTCGTCTCGCCGCCGGAGGGCGACCTGCGGGCGTATCTCCGCTCGCTGGACCGCATCGCATCTCTATCTCCATCCATCCTTTATCCCGCCCACGGCCCGCCGATCGAGGACGCCGCGGAGGCGGTCGCGCGCTACCGGCGCCACCGCGAGGAGCGGATCGCGCAGGTGGTCCACGCATTGCGGGCCGCCGGGCCGCAGCGCACGGGCGAGATGATCGACGCGGTGTACGGCGCCGCGCTGGACCCGCGCCTCCGGTTGGCCGCGGAGGGGTCGCTGCACGCCATCCTCGGCTACCTCCAGGCGGAGGGCCGCGCCCGCGCGCTCGGCGACGGACGCTACATCCTGACGGATTGA
- a CDS encoding cyclase family protein: MRIHDVSRPVRAGMPVWPGDAPCRVGWTASIARDGANAAELCMSPHTGTHADGPYHVLEHGARIGEVALDAFVGPAQVVDASSVADVSAAWLDARLPGGCERVLLRTGAWRDPDTFPASWTALAVDAARLLVDRGVRLLGTDAPSPDAREAHDLPVHRVLLGAGVAIVENLLLDGVAPGAYELIALPLRLAEADSSPVRAVLVER, encoded by the coding sequence ATGCGCATCCACGACGTGAGCCGGCCCGTGCGCGCGGGGATGCCGGTGTGGCCGGGCGACGCGCCGTGCCGCGTGGGGTGGACGGCGTCCATCGCCCGTGACGGGGCGAACGCGGCCGAGCTGTGCATGAGCCCGCACACGGGAACGCACGCCGACGGCCCATACCACGTGCTGGAGCACGGCGCCCGCATCGGCGAGGTCGCGCTGGACGCGTTCGTCGGGCCCGCGCAGGTGGTGGATGCGTCGTCCGTCGCGGACGTCAGCGCGGCGTGGCTGGACGCGCGTCTCCCCGGCGGGTGCGAGCGCGTGCTGCTGCGCACCGGCGCGTGGCGCGATCCCGACACGTTCCCCGCGTCGTGGACGGCGCTGGCGGTGGATGCGGCGCGGCTCCTCGTCGATCGCGGCGTGCGGCTGCTGGGGACGGACGCGCCGTCGCCGGACGCGCGGGAGGCGCACGATCTGCCCGTGCACCGCGTCCTGCTCGGCGCGGGCGTCGCCATCGTCGAGAACCTGCTGCTGGACGGCGTCGCGCCGGGCGCGTACGAGCTGATCGCACTGCCGCTGCGACTGGCGGAGGCGGACTCGTCGCCCGTTCGCGCGGTGCTGGTGGAGCGCTGA
- a CDS encoding NAD(P)/FAD-dependent oxidoreductase: MSTPRESREVVVVGGGPAGSATAAWLADAGHDVLLLDRARFPRRKPCAECVNPAGVDALGRLGAWDAVQAAGPARLDGWRIGALGGRAFDGGFGDVHGIGIPRETLDDILLRHAESRGAEARTGVRVMDLLRDRTGRVTGVRVQGDDGDAEITARLVVGADGLRSVVLRRLNLLRRRPRLRKLALTAHVTGFDDAPARGEVHVSGPGACLGIAPVGGGLANVTVVVPESRAKEVAGDAEAFFDAALVRYGFSHVRRVDEVIATGPFDCPIRSAVADGALLVGDAAGYYDPFTGQGIYRALRGGELAAETAHAALRAGDTSARALAPYECARRAAFGPGERMQRIVEGFVSRPRLLGAVARRFTARPALADAVIRVTGDVSPVTSLFTPRFWTGLVLG; encoded by the coding sequence ATGAGCACTCCGCGCGAATCACGCGAGGTGGTGGTGGTGGGCGGCGGGCCGGCGGGCTCGGCGACGGCCGCGTGGCTGGCGGATGCCGGCCACGACGTGCTGCTGCTGGACCGCGCCCGCTTCCCGCGCCGCAAGCCGTGCGCGGAGTGCGTGAACCCCGCCGGCGTCGACGCGCTCGGCCGCCTCGGCGCGTGGGACGCGGTGCAGGCGGCCGGCCCCGCACGCCTCGACGGCTGGCGCATCGGCGCGCTCGGCGGCCGCGCGTTCGACGGCGGCTTCGGCGACGTGCACGGCATCGGCATCCCCCGCGAGACGCTTGATGACATCCTTCTGCGCCACGCCGAGTCGCGCGGCGCGGAGGCACGCACGGGCGTCAGGGTGATGGACCTGCTGCGCGACCGCACCGGCCGCGTCACTGGCGTGCGGGTGCAGGGGGATGATGGAGATGCGGAGATCACCGCGCGCCTCGTCGTCGGCGCGGACGGGCTGCGCTCGGTGGTGCTGCGGCGATTGAACCTGCTCCGCCGCCGCCCGAGGCTGCGAAAGCTCGCGCTCACCGCGCACGTGACGGGCTTCGACGACGCCCCCGCGCGCGGCGAGGTGCACGTGAGCGGCCCCGGCGCCTGCCTCGGCATCGCCCCCGTCGGCGGCGGCCTGGCGAACGTGACGGTGGTGGTCCCCGAGTCCCGTGCGAAAGAGGTCGCGGGCGATGCAGAGGCCTTCTTCGACGCAGCGTTGGTGCGCTACGGCTTCTCCCACGTCCGCCGCGTGGACGAGGTGATCGCCACGGGCCCGTTCGACTGCCCGATCCGCTCCGCCGTGGCCGACGGCGCGCTGCTGGTGGGCGACGCGGCGGGTTACTACGATCCGTTCACCGGCCAGGGGATCTACCGCGCCCTCCGCGGCGGCGAGCTCGCCGCCGAGACCGCGCACGCCGCCCTCCGCGCGGGCGACACCTCCGCGCGGGCGCTGGCGCCGTACGAGTGCGCCCGCCGCGCCGCGTTCGGCCCGGGCGAGCGGATGCAGCGCATTGTCGAGGGATTCGTCTCGAGGCCGCGGCTGCTGGGTGCGGTGGCGCGCCGCTTCACCGCCCGTCCCGCCCTCGCCGACGCCGTCATCCGCGTGACCGGAGACGTGAGCCCCGTCACCTCGCTCTTCACCCCCCGCTTCTGGACCGGGCTGGTGCTGGGGTGA